The Sulfuricurvum sp. DNA window TGTTGCATGAAGCTGTTTGCCCAGTTTTTCATTGTACCAGCTCGAGCCCTGTCCTGGATGCGGCTTGCTTCCCGGTCCTGTATAGACTTTGTCCGCCAATGTTTTGGTTTTAAAATCGACGATTCCCATCACATCACTTCCTTGTGAAGCGATCATATAGTAGCGACCTACCTCTTCACCTTCATTCAAAAAGGCATCGTGCAATATTCTACCGATTTTAGGAATATCGCCGACGATTGGGAAATCCGGTTTGCTGTAATCGACTATATAGACGTGGCCTGCATCTTTAAGAGCAAATGCAATATACGGACCGTACGGGGTATCGGCAATCGATGCAACACGTGAAGATTTGATGTTACCATCCATGTCTTCGACTTGATCAGTAGAGTAGACTTTCAGAGGTTTAAGTGTCATGGCATCCAAAAGTACTGCACCGCCTGGAACATAGTTTCCTGCCATCAAATAGCGACCGTCAGGAGTACACGCGAGTCCACGGCTGTCACTTCCAACACGTATTTTAGCGATGATCGGCTGCCCAGGTGCGTTTAGATCAAACATGTTTACCCATCCGTCACGGCTGATATTGTAGACATAACGAGGAATACGTTTATTTACAACTGTAACGTGGGTCGCAAAACCGGAGCTGTGTTTTGAGAGGACTTTATTGGTTGTACCGTCGATAAAACCAACTTTTGACGCATCACGTTCGGTAAAAACAACAATGTCCTGAACGCTTTTGACATCAGTCGGTTTTGGATATTTTTTATATAATTCTTCTCTGTTTTCGAGGACTTGATAGGTAGCAGCAACATCTTCAATGGTAAGTTTGGTTAACTGTTTTGCTTCGTATTTTAATAGGTATTGAACCATTTTATCGGCATCATCGCTGGTGAATTTGCTTTTAAATGAAGGCATTGCTGTACCGGCTCTACCGCTTAGGATTGTGTCTCTGAGGAAATAATCCCCTTTTTTCCCGATTGCTTTAGGATCAAGAGAACTCCCTACACCACCTTCATGATTGGGTCCATGACACCCCTGGCACTCTTTTTCAAACATTTGGGCTACATCCATTTTTGAATCTCCTGCCATGAGCGGAAGGGTCGCAAAAATAACGCCCGCAAGGGTTATACCAAGAATTTTTTTCATTCGTCACTCCTTGTACTTCTTAAATATGGATAATGCATACACTTTATTGATTTTACGATAAAGCTTTTAGATACCCATCTAAGTTAGTGTACTCGAAAAGGGTCCGTAGCTTCATTGATATAAATCAAATTTTGAAAACTTTCATGTAAAAAGCTCTTTTAATCCCTCCCGATTTAAAATGGTGAAATTTTTTCCTTCATCGCTGATCAAACCGAGAATTTTGATTTTTTTAAAAGAGCGTGAAAGTGTTTCAGGGGTAAGCCCCAAAATAGTTGCAATTTTATGTCGTCTGGTTGAATCAGAAATGTCTCCATTCTCATACAGGAATTTCGCCACTCGTGAAGTTGCGTCCAGTGCCAGTCGCGTTGTAATAATGTTTTCGAGGTATTTTAGTTTTTGTGTCAGGGATTTTATCAATTCAAAAGATATCGTAGGATTCTTCAAAAAATCACGCTCAAAAAGGGGATAGTCGATTTCAAATACATATCCTTCCGTTTGAAACTCGGCGGTTGCAGGAAACGGTATATGGTAGAGGTTCGCCATCTCTGCAACCAGTGATACAGGATAAAAATAGTGAAGAACAATTTCATTTTCTTTCATATCGGTTTTATAGGCTTTAATGATACCTTTAATCAGAATATAGAGTTTTTCAGAAGAAGCACCCTCATAAAACAGAGTTTGACCGCTTTGATAGTGCCGGAATTTGCCAATCGATGCCAACTGAGCCAAATCGTCTTTATTAAGGTGAGAAAAAAGAAAAATAGTTTTTAATTGATCCAACATTGTATGTTCCTTTTAACAGTTTTACTGAGATTTATATGTAATGAATCGGGTCAAATTTTTAGATTGATTTGGGCAAACCATGCCCGTGCTTCCCCTTTTTCATAACTGTAATACTCAGTATTCAAAAGGTTGGTGACAGCGAGATCAAGATCGATATTTTTATTGACCCTGTATCCAATTTTCGTGTTAAAAATACCTACCCCGTCGATAGAACCGTATACGTTTGAAGCGGTATCGCTGTTATCGGAATTGTTGTAGATTTTGGATTGGTAGTTGTAATTGATCAAAGCATAATAATGTTGATTATCATAACTGAGAGAAACATTGACCATGTTCTCAGGTATACCGGCAAAACGTTTACCGATTAAAGCAGGATCGATGGTATCTTCTAAAATTTTGGTATAGGTTTTAGTATAGTTGGTATTGAGTGTAAAATCGTATTTCAGTGGTTGAAAATATGCAAGTTCATACCCTTGGCTTCTGGCTTTACCAACGTTAATTCGTTCATAATAACTTTTACCGCCGATGAGAATCGGAGGTTTTGTCGAGATCATGTCTTCGATAATCGTATGAAACCAATAGGCTTTAAAAAGACCATTTTGCGGTGTTTTTTGTTCCACTCCAAAATCATATGATTGGCTTTGTTCAGGATTTAGATCTGGGTTCGCCATATAAACACGATTGATCGCGGCAATTTCATAAGTTCGGTAGAGATTGACCGGATCAGGCGCTCGGAAGGCTTTCCCCCAGGAAGTTTTGAGAGTCGTATCTTCGCTTGCTTGATAATTGAGTGATACTTTTGGAGAAAAATTGTGTGCGTGTTGGGTAGGGTAGTTTTGATTGAGTGTTGTATTGGAAGTATTCGCATCGGAAACATACCCATCGTACCCTTTCCATGATTCAAAACGTCCACCAATATTGGTGGAAAGTGTATTGGTGATATCACTTTGAATTTCAGCAAACCCAGCGATAATCCGTTCTTTCCCCCCTGAACTCGAAGTCATGAGTATTTTTGTATCCTCATCTCTCCAATCCGATAGCGTATTGGTGTCTGAAATCGACGTGTTACGTTTGTATTCTCCTCCTAAAAGCAGTAATGAATTTCCTATCGCTTTTTGCCACGTCGCGTGGAGCATAGTATTTTTTGCTTCCCTGGGGGTTACGGTGCCGCTTCCCCCGTTTTGTGTTGCCGTTGTCCCTGCCAATGTATACCAATCTTTCACCGACAACAGTGAATAGCGGATATCAAAGGTAGAGTCTGAAAAATTATGGAGGTAATCGATAGTGTAAAGATCACTGGTTAAATCGTTCTGGCCTTGTAAAAATTTACTTTCTTTTAAACCGGTAGAGGGAGAACCCGGATAGGAAAAAACCGTATTGCCCGATGAATCCTGCGTAATATACGATTGTGGATCAGAATAGCTAACATGATAATGTGATTGCCGATAGGAGGCGTTGATTGTGTCTTTGTTAGTCGGCGTGTAGACCAATTTGGTAGACAAATCGTATTTATTGACACCCCGGTTACCAGCATTGCCTACAATCCATTGCGTTGTACTTGGAACGGGGGAAGATGTTTCATGAATATAACCGCTATACCCTGTTTTTGGTTGGGTTACGGTTACAAAATCGGATCGGTATCCGTCTGTACCAAGCGCGCTATAACTTATTTTAAATTTTAATCCATCGGTAATTTTATCAGCTGCCGATACATATATCTTTGTTAAATTTGCTTGAGCTTCACCACCGCTGAATGCATCTCCATAGCCGATACTCGCCTTGTACTCAGGTGTATTTGGCATTCGGGTAATATAATTGATAACCCCGCCCATAGCACTACTGCCATATAGGCTCGAAAATGGTCCTCGGATCACTTCAACCCGTTCCAAGTCTTCAGGCAAAACAATATAGGGAGTTGAGGTGCTGCTCGTGTAGCTGGTGTTCATAGGTATCCCATCCAGCAATATCATTGTACGTGATTGATCCGGAACTCCGCGGAGCACTACGGTAGGATTCACATCCGATAGTCCTCTATGTTCTATTGCCGTAACCCCTTCTAGCCCTTTGACAACCTCTTTGAGATGATCTGCTGGCAACAAACCAATCGCTTCTTTTGAAATGACACTGACACTCCCGGGAGCATCTTGAAGAGTAGTTTCAGTTTGGGTTGCCGTTATGATGATCGGATCTAAAGTGATTCCATCAGCTATTAAATAAGTCGCGGAAAGTAATGAAAGCATGATGGTTTTTTTCATGTTTGCTCCTATTGTATAAGTAATTTTGGAATAGGAGTTCGTGCAAGCAGTATAGTGCTTTATCAGTGCTGACCTTAAGGAGGGTTTTTTTAATCTATACTGCTCGAACCAACCCCCACACGAGGGGGGAGGGTATTATTTACCGATATGGGCTGCCAAAGCTGTGATCTGTGCATCATTTAATGATGCTACTTGACCTTTCATAACCGCTTTGGATGCTGCACCGTAGCTTCCGTCTTTATAGCCTTTCAATGCGGCTGTAATTTGACTTTTAGTCATATCTTTGATAATTTTACTTTTGCCTAATGCCGCTTTTTCACCTTGTGCCCCATGACAGACTGCACATTTTTTAAAAAGATCTGCACCTTCATCCGCCATAGATGTACTCCATAGACCAAACAATACGCTTACCGCGATTAACACTTTTTTCATTGCAAACTCCTACAAAAAGAATACGTCATTGTAAAGCGTTTAAAGAAGAAAGTCTTTGATATAGGTCAATTGCGCAGTGTGACATAACGTTCTAGCAATGGGTAGTCGATAAGATGTCGGGAAGAGGGGAGAGTGCCCAGTGTTGGGACGCCGTCACGAAAAAGCTGTACATAAAACGGACGCGTGTAGCCTTCTTGCAAAAGATTCTCAGCCATACTGATGATGTGTGCTTCACTAAGCAGATCAGGATGATAGGTAGTTCGTACTTCAAAATCAACGGCATATCTTTGGAGCAGGCGAAAGCTCTCCCAAAATCTGGATTCGCTCCCGCCGCCACAGATTCGGCTCATTTCAGAAGAGGGGGCTTTGTAATCGAGTGCAACGTAATCCAAAAGAGATTCATCCAGTAGTACTTGAATGACATCAGGACGCATGGCGTTGGTATCAAGTTTGATTTTATAACCGAGTGCTTTGATAGAACGGCAAAAAGGGACGAGATTGGGATAGAGGGTGGCTTCTCCACCACTCAGGACGACTCCTTCGAGCAGGCCTTGCCGTTTAGTCAAGAAAGAGAGAGCTGTTTCTTCATCAATCTTTGCAGTACCTAGAACGATATCGGGGTTATAGCAATAGGTACAGCGAAGATTGCACCCTGCAAACCACAAAATGGCGGCAGGTATATCAGGGAAATCTAGAAGGGTAAACGGCGTCAAATCATAAAGGGCTTTCATCGGACATCACGCTGACTCTTTGAGAAGGATTTCGGTATCGCATTTAGGGCAGTATTCGTGTTCGCCGTTGAGATACCCGTGTACGGGACAGACTGAGAAAGTCGGAGTCACGGTGATATAAGGAAGACGGAAATTGGTAATGACATTTTTAACCATGCGACGGCAGGCTTCGCCTGAGCTCAAACGCTCGCCCATATAAAGATGCAAAACCGTACCGCCCGTATAGCGGCATTGCAACTCGTCTTGCAGCGTAAGTGCTTCGAACGGATCGGAGGTGAGATCGACGGGGAGCTGAGAACTGTTCGTATAATAAATATTTTCCCCTTCGCCAGCTTGGAGGATATCGGGGTAACGTTTGATGTCTTCTTTAGCAAAACGATAGGTTGTCCCTTCTGCAGGGGTGGCTTCGAGGTTGTAGAGATTGCCGCTTTTTTCCTGAAATGCGCGCATTTTTTCACGCATATGATCGAGAATAGAGAGGGCAAACTCCGTTCCCCATTGCGTTGCTATCGTTTCAGTATCATTGGTCATGTTGCGAATCATTTCGTTCATTCCGTTGACGCCGATGGTAGAGAAATGGTTATGAAACCCTTTCAAATAGCGTGCGGTATAGGGATAAAGCCCTCGTTTGAACATATCTTGGACAAAAACCCGCTTTTTTTCCAGTGTGGAATAGGCGATATCGATAAGTTTATCGAGTTCTTCTAAAAGCTGTGTCTGGTTATTTTTGTATAAATACCCCAAGCGTGCCATATTGATGGTAACGACACCGATGCTTCCCGTCATCTCGGCGCTTCCGAATAGACCGCCGCCGCGTTTGAGCAGTTCGCGCAAATCAAGCTGCAGTCTGCAGCACATGCTTCGAACATGTCCGGGCTTGTAGGCATGAGGATTTTCAATCGGATTTCCGTTTTCGTCACGTAGATATTGGCTGCCGATAAAATTTTGGAAATAGCTGGAACCTATTTTGGCGGTATTTTCAAACAGCACATCGGTATTTGGGCCGTACCAGTCGAAATCTTCCGTGATATTGACGGTTGGG harbors:
- a CDS encoding cytochrome D1 domain-containing protein; the encoded protein is MKKILGITLAGVIFATLPLMAGDSKMDVAQMFEKECQGCHGPNHEGGVGSSLDPKAIGKKGDYFLRDTILSGRAGTAMPSFKSKFTSDDADKMVQYLLKYEAKQLTKLTIEDVAATYQVLENREELYKKYPKPTDVKSVQDIVVFTERDASKVGFIDGTTNKVLSKHSSGFATHVTVVNKRIPRYVYNISRDGWVNMFDLNAPGQPIIAKIRVGSDSRGLACTPDGRYLMAGNYVPGGAVLLDAMTLKPLKVYSTDQVEDMDGNIKSSRVASIADTPYGPYIAFALKDAGHVYIVDYSKPDFPIVGDIPKIGRILHDAFLNEGEEVGRYYMIASQGSDVMGIVDFKTKTLADKVYTGPGSKPHPGQGSSWYNEKLGKQLHATVNMNVGDVTIWDNQWHVLKHTKTAGGGLFIGTNEHTPFLWADNVIGGEDNYNKIDLVDKETLMVGRIIQATKEGTVQLIDPNNLKVIKEWDIGAVKNEKGELITPRLLHGEPSAHGEHMYVSDWTCGRILVFNAKTGEYVTQITGLTTPTFTYSIEHRMDLPGA
- a CDS encoding Crp/Fnr family transcriptional regulator, whose amino-acid sequence is MLDQLKTIFLFSHLNKDDLAQLASIGKFRHYQSGQTLFYEGASSEKLYILIKGIIKAYKTDMKENEIVLHYFYPVSLVAEMANLYHIPFPATAEFQTEGYVFEIDYPLFERDFLKNPTISFELIKSLTQKLKYLENIITTRLALDATSRVAKFLYENGDISDSTRRHKIATILGLTPETLSRSFKKIKILGLISDEGKNFTILNREGLKELFT
- a CDS encoding TonB-dependent receptor → MKKTIMLSLLSATYLIADGITLDPIIITATQTETTLQDAPGSVSVISKEAIGLLPADHLKEVVKGLEGVTAIEHRGLSDVNPTVVLRGVPDQSRTMILLDGIPMNTSYTSSTSTPYIVLPEDLERVEVIRGPFSSLYGSSAMGGVINYITRMPNTPEYKASIGYGDAFSGGEAQANLTKIYVSAADKITDGLKFKISYSALGTDGYRSDFVTVTQPKTGYSGYIHETSSPVPSTTQWIVGNAGNRGVNKYDLSTKLVYTPTNKDTINASYRQSHYHVSYSDPQSYITQDSSGNTVFSYPGSPSTGLKESKFLQGQNDLTSDLYTIDYLHNFSDSTFDIRYSLLSVKDWYTLAGTTATQNGGSGTVTPREAKNTMLHATWQKAIGNSLLLLGGEYKRNTSISDTNTLSDWRDEDTKILMTSSSGGKERIIAGFAEIQSDITNTLSTNIGGRFESWKGYDGYVSDANTSNTTLNQNYPTQHAHNFSPKVSLNYQASEDTTLKTSWGKAFRAPDPVNLYRTYEIAAINRVYMANPDLNPEQSQSYDFGVEQKTPQNGLFKAYWFHTIIEDMISTKPPILIGGKSYYERINVGKARSQGYELAYFQPLKYDFTLNTNYTKTYTKILEDTIDPALIGKRFAGIPENMVNVSLSYDNQHYYALINYNYQSKIYNNSDNSDTASNVYGSIDGVGIFNTKIGYRVNKNIDLDLAVTNLLNTEYYSYEKGEARAWFAQINLKI
- a CDS encoding c-type cytochrome, with the translated sequence MKKVLIAVSVLFGLWSTSMADEGADLFKKCAVCHGAQGEKAALGKSKIIKDMTKSQITAALKGYKDGSYGAASKAVMKGQVASLNDAQITALAAHIGK
- a CDS encoding anaerobic ribonucleoside-triphosphate reductase activating protein, encoding MKALYDLTPFTLLDFPDIPAAILWFAGCNLRCTYCYNPDIVLGTAKIDEETALSFLTKRQGLLEGVVLSGGEATLYPNLVPFCRSIKALGYKIKLDTNAMRPDVIQVLLDESLLDYVALDYKAPSSEMSRICGGGSESRFWESFRLLQRYAVDFEVRTTYHPDLLSEAHIISMAENLLQEGYTRPFYVQLFRDGVPTLGTLPSSRHLIDYPLLERYVTLRN